ACCGAGGATTTAGGTCCGAGATGTTCAGGAGAAGTTCCGTAAGCGAACGGCTATTTTTATAAAGAGGTTTATTTGGATAACAGGGAAAAGCTGGATGCCCTCATAGCCGAGGCCTGCGAGTTCGCGGGAGTCTCCTTGGTAGAAATGGACATGTTCCGCGCAGGCAAGCGCCGGACCGTGCGTTTGTATATCGACAAGCCCGAGGGCGTTTCTATTGACGATTGTTCCAAGGTGAGTAGGCACTTGTCCGACGCTCTGGACCTGGACCCCGAAGTTATCGAAGGCGCCTACACGCTGGAAGTGTCGTCGCCGGGGCTTGACCGCCCCCTCAAGTCGGTCGCAGATTTGCTCCGCAACAAGGGTCGCACCATCAGGGTGACCCGCAGTACCGGCAAGCCCCTAACCGGAAAGCTTTTGGATGCGGACGAGGATAATTTGACGCTGGCCCTCAAGGGAAACGCCGGAAACGTGGTCGTTCCCAGGTCCGAGGTGCTGGTCGCCAAGGTGGATGTACAAATATAATAGGAAGGTCAATTCATGAAAAATGAACCGAAAGTCAATTTGCTCGAAGCCCTGAAGGCCGTTGTAGATGCCAAGAACATGGATGATTCCGTGGTGCTGAACGCCTTGAAGCAGGCTTTGATTTCTGCCGCCAAGAAGTATCTCCACGTGGACAAGAAAATCGACGTGGAAATCACCGAGGACGAAGTCCACGTGTTCCTCCGTGCCAAGGTGGTGGACGACTATCCGGACTACGACCCCAGCATGACCGCCGAAGAAGTGGAAAAGTTGGACGAAGAATACATGCTGGTTCCCGAGGCCCAGGAATTCGACGAAGACGCTCAGCCCGGCGACCTGCTTGAAATGGAAGTCCCGACCACCACCTTCGGTCGTCAGGCCATTCAGACCGCCAAGCAGCTCTTGACCCAGCAGATCCGCGACGCCGAACGCCAGAAGATTCTGGATACCTACAAGGGCCGTATCGGCACCATGATCAGCGGCGAAGTGCTCCGCCTCGAAGGTCGCAACGTGATCGTAAGCCTCGGTAAGCAGACCGAAGCCGTGATTCCGCCCCGCGAACAGATTAGCCATGAACGCTTGGGTCAGGGTCAGTCCGTGAAGGCCGTGATTGCCCGCGTAGAGGAATCCTCCAAGAACGGTGCCCAGGTGGTGCTGTCCCGCGCCAGCGGCGATTTCCTCAAGGAACTGTTCCGCCAGGAAGTTCCAGAAATTTACGAAGGCTCTGTGGAAATCAAGGGCGTTGCCCGTGAACCCGGTTACCGCGCAAAGATTGCCGTGTTCTCCCGCGACGAAAAGATTGACCCGGTTGGCGCCTGCGTAGGCATGAAGGGTGCCCGCGTGCAGACCATTGTCCGCGAACTGGGTAACGAACGTATCGACATCGTTCACTGGAACGAAAATCTGGACGTGTTTATCACTCGCGCCCTTGCTCCGGCCAACATCGTGAAGCTTACCGAAGTTCCCGGCACCCAGCGCGTGGTGGTGGTCATCAACGACGAGAACTTGGCTCAGGCTATCGGCAAGAACGGCCAGAACGTGAAGCTGGCCGCAACGCTGGTGGGTCGCGACCTGGATGTGTTCGGCGAAAAGGAATGGTCCGAAAAGTCCGACGCCGAGAAGGCCGAGGTCATGACTCCTCGCGAACAGGAACTCCGCCGCAACGCTCACCGTGCAGAGAGCCTCTTTGCCAATGCCGGTTCCGAGGATTCCACCGAAGAAAACGCCAGCGAAGCCCAGGAGACCACTGGAGAAAACGCCTAAGGAAAAGTTTTCGGCAGGGGATTTTTAAAAAGGATTAGATAGGCTTTTAATGAGTATGGAAGATCAAATCAAACCGACGGACTGGGCACAAGAACACGGACTGAAAGTGGACGTGGTCATGAAGCTGCTGAGAGATGCAGGTGTCACTGTCCGTACCCAGGTGTCCAAGGTGGCCGCCTCGGATTACGAGAAGATTGAAGAGGCTGCCGCTGTTGAAAAACAGAAGCAGGATTCCAGGAGTAAGAACCTGAAGAGCGCTTCGTCTTCGGAATCCCAGGAAAGCACGCCCAAGAAAAAGTCCGCCACGGAAACCGTGACGGTCAAGAACGGTGTGACTATCCGCCGCATCAAGGCTACAAAGCCCAAGGCCACTACGGAAAAGCCCGCTGCGACAAAGGCCAAGGCTGCTGCCAAGGCCGAAGATGCTTCGACAAGCTCAGCAACCGGTACGCCGAAGGCTCCCGAAGTTGCTGCCGCTCCTAGCCCAGTTGCCCCAGCAGATGCTTCGACAGGCTCAGCAACCGAAACGTCGAAAGCCTCAGTCGCCGCGCCTGTAGCCGAAGCTCCTGCAAAGCCTGCGGAACCTGCCAAGGAAACTCCTGTCGAGGTAAAGCCCGAAGTCAAGGCCGAAGCCCCTGTAAAGACAGACCCGAAGCCTACGGCTGTGGCGAAGCCCGCTCCTGCAAAGCCTGCAGAACCCACCATGATGACCTCTTCTACGGAGCTGAAGCAGCCTCCCATGAAGGCCCAGGTGTTCAAGCCCGATGCGGCTATCCTTGCCCGTATCGCCAAGTCCCAGCAACAACAGCAGGGTGGGCGCGGTCCTAACAACCGCCGTCCGGGCGGCCCCGGCGCTCGCGGCCAGGGTAATGCCCAGGGCTACACGGGAACCTTTGGCCCCCGCAATGCCGGCAACGGTCAGGACAATCGTGGTGGCAACTTCCGCGGCGGCCAGAATGGCGGTCGCGGTGGTTTCGGCGGAGGACGCTCCAGCGGATTCTCCGGCGGCTCCATGCAAGACGCCTTCAACGCCAGCAACGGCGGTGTCGGTTTTGGTGGTGCCTCTTCCCAGGGAGGAAAGGGCGGTAACGCCAAGGGCCAGAACGGCCGTCATGGTAACGACAAGAACCGTCGTGGAAACGGTCGCGACAGGCAGGAACAGCAGAAGGAACAGCAGCAGGAAATGGTTCGCCAGAACGTTTCCCGCGTGATGGCCGACTTGTCCAAGAAGCCCGTCAAGAAAGTTTATCGCAAGGAACACAACGATAACGATTCCGGCGAAGAGAAGAAGATTCTCAAGACCTCTGACTTTATTACCGTGGGCGAACTGGCCGGTCTTATGGACCAGATGCCTGCCCGCGTCATTGCGAAGTGCATGGAAATGGGCATGATGGTGACCATCAACGCCCGCCTGGACTTCGAGACCATCCAGATTCTGGCCGACGAGTTCGGTTACGAAGCCCAGTTGATGGAAGAATACGAAGAAGCGGTTCTCGGCGTGGAAGAAGAATCCGAAGAGAACCTGCAGCCCCGCCACCCGGTGGTGACGGTGATGGGCCATGTGGACCATGGTAAAACCTCCTTGCTGGACTGGATCCGCAAGACCCACGTGGTGTCCGGCGAATCCGGCGGCATTACCCAGCATATCGGTGCCTACGAGGTGACGACTAAGCAGGGTAAGGTGACCTTCCTGGATACTCCGGGTCACGAGGCCTTCAGCGCCATGCGTGCCCGCGGTTCTCAGGTGACCGACGTGATTGTGCTGGTGGTGGCCGCCGACTCCATGGTGATGCCCCAGACGGTGGAATCTATCGAACTGGCCAAGCGCGAAAACGTGCCCATGGTGGTTGCCATCACGAAGATTGACCTGCCTACGGCCAACCCCGACAAGATTCGTGCCCAGCTGGCCGAACGCGGTGTGGAAGTGGAACAGTGGGGCGGTCAGACCAGCTGTATCGAAGTGTCCGCCCGTACGGGCCAGGGCATGGACCAGCTGCTGGAAACGCTTGCTCTCGAAGCCGAAGTGCTGGAACTCAAGGCCAACCCCGACGCACACGCCAAGGGTGCCGTGGTGGAATCCAAGCTGGACGTGGGCAAGGGCTCCATGGCTACAATCCTTGTGCAGAACGGTACCCTCCATGTGGGTGACCCGTTTGTCTGCGGTATCTACGCCGGTAAGGTCCGTGCCATGTTCAACGAGCGCGGCGAACAGATGAAGGTGGCGCCTCCTTCTGCACCTTGCCAGGTGCTGGGCTTTGACGGCACGCCTCAGGCCGGTGACGACCTGATTGTGGTGGACGACGAAAAGACCGCCCGCGAAATTGCAAGCAAACGCCGCATGGCCGCCCGTGAACGCGACCTCCGCGCCCGTAGCACCATTTCTCTGGAATCCAAGTTCAACGAACAGAAGGAAGGCAAGCTTTCCGAACTGAACCTTATCGTCAAGGCCGACGTGGGCGGTTCTGCCGAAGCTCTGGCTTCTTCTCTGGAAAAACTTTCCAACAGGGAAGTGAAGGTGAACATCATCCGCAAGGGTGTGGGCGCCATTACGGATTCCGATATCCTGTTTGCTACAACAGCCCAGGCTATCATTATTTCCTTCCACCTGATGCCTTCGCTCTCCGTGCGCGAAATGGCCCAGAAGGAAGGTATCGAAATCCGCAACTACCGCGTGATTTACGACTGTATCGAAGACATCAAGAATGCCGTGGAAGGCCTGTTGAAGCCCACCCTCAAGGAAGAACTTGTGGGCGAAGCCGAAATTCGCCAGGTGTTCAAGATTCCGAAGGTGGGTCTCATTGCCGGCTGTATGGTTACCGACGGCGAAGTGGACCGCACGAGCCACGTTCGCGTGTACCGCAATGGCGTGGAACTGGGAACTACTGTGGTCCAGTCCCTCAAGCGCATGAAGGACGACGTGAAGACGGTTGTCCGCGGATTCGAATGCGGTATCGGCCTCAAGGGTTACGACGACATCAAGGAAGGCGACAGCCTGATCTTCTTCAAGGAAGTCACCGTTGCCCGTACCCTGAAGGACGTGGCCCGCGAAGAAGCCGAGGAGAAGGCGAAGAAGGCGGCAGAAGGAGAAAAATGAGTTTCTAGTTCTGAGTTTCTAGTTACTAGAATATCTTAACGTGAAAATTCTAGTAACTATTAACTAACCCGAAGGGCGAAGTAACTAGTAACTGCACCGAAGGTGCCATAAATGAGTAGAAGAACCGACAGATTAGATGAGCAGTTCCGCGAGGAAATCGGCAAGCTTTTGCAGAAAGGCCTGAAGGATCCTCGCGTGAGCAGCCTTGCAAGCATTACTCGGGTGACTATCACCGAGGATTTGAGCTATGCGAAGATTCTCGTGTCCGTCATGGGCACCGACAAGGAAAAGCGTGACACCCTGGTGGGGCTGAACAACTCCGCCGGCTTTATCCGTGGAGTTCTGGGCAAGGCCCTCAAGATCCGGAAGATTCCGGAGCTGAACTTTGTTCTGGATGAGAACCTGGAACACGCCATGCGTATCGAATCCATCTTGGCCGAACTGAAGCAGAAGGGGGAACTCTAGCTTGACTCCTTCTGGATTTGT
The DNA window shown above is from Fibrobacter sp. and carries:
- the rbfA gene encoding 30S ribosome-binding factor RbfA; the encoded protein is MSRRTDRLDEQFREEIGKLLQKGLKDPRVSSLASITRVTITEDLSYAKILVSVMGTDKEKRDTLVGLNNSAGFIRGVLGKALKIRKIPELNFVLDENLEHAMRIESILAELKQKGEL
- the nusA gene encoding transcription termination factor NusA → MKNEPKVNLLEALKAVVDAKNMDDSVVLNALKQALISAAKKYLHVDKKIDVEITEDEVHVFLRAKVVDDYPDYDPSMTAEEVEKLDEEYMLVPEAQEFDEDAQPGDLLEMEVPTTTFGRQAIQTAKQLLTQQIRDAERQKILDTYKGRIGTMISGEVLRLEGRNVIVSLGKQTEAVIPPREQISHERLGQGQSVKAVIARVEESSKNGAQVVLSRASGDFLKELFRQEVPEIYEGSVEIKGVAREPGYRAKIAVFSRDEKIDPVGACVGMKGARVQTIVRELGNERIDIVHWNENLDVFITRALAPANIVKLTEVPGTQRVVVVINDENLAQAIGKNGQNVKLAATLVGRDLDVFGEKEWSEKSDAEKAEVMTPREQELRRNAHRAESLFANAGSEDSTEENASEAQETTGENA
- the infB gene encoding translation initiation factor IF-2 codes for the protein MSMEDQIKPTDWAQEHGLKVDVVMKLLRDAGVTVRTQVSKVAASDYEKIEEAAAVEKQKQDSRSKNLKSASSSESQESTPKKKSATETVTVKNGVTIRRIKATKPKATTEKPAATKAKAAAKAEDASTSSATGTPKAPEVAAAPSPVAPADASTGSATETSKASVAAPVAEAPAKPAEPAKETPVEVKPEVKAEAPVKTDPKPTAVAKPAPAKPAEPTMMTSSTELKQPPMKAQVFKPDAAILARIAKSQQQQQGGRGPNNRRPGGPGARGQGNAQGYTGTFGPRNAGNGQDNRGGNFRGGQNGGRGGFGGGRSSGFSGGSMQDAFNASNGGVGFGGASSQGGKGGNAKGQNGRHGNDKNRRGNGRDRQEQQKEQQQEMVRQNVSRVMADLSKKPVKKVYRKEHNDNDSGEEKKILKTSDFITVGELAGLMDQMPARVIAKCMEMGMMVTINARLDFETIQILADEFGYEAQLMEEYEEAVLGVEEESEENLQPRHPVVTVMGHVDHGKTSLLDWIRKTHVVSGESGGITQHIGAYEVTTKQGKVTFLDTPGHEAFSAMRARGSQVTDVIVLVVAADSMVMPQTVESIELAKRENVPMVVAITKIDLPTANPDKIRAQLAERGVEVEQWGGQTSCIEVSARTGQGMDQLLETLALEAEVLELKANPDAHAKGAVVESKLDVGKGSMATILVQNGTLHVGDPFVCGIYAGKVRAMFNERGEQMKVAPPSAPCQVLGFDGTPQAGDDLIVVDDEKTAREIASKRRMAARERDLRARSTISLESKFNEQKEGKLSELNLIVKADVGGSAEALASSLEKLSNREVKVNIIRKGVGAITDSDILFATTAQAIIISFHLMPSLSVREMAQKEGIEIRNYRVIYDCIEDIKNAVEGLLKPTLKEELVGEAEIRQVFKIPKVGLIAGCMVTDGEVDRTSHVRVYRNGVELGTTVVQSLKRMKDDVKTVVRGFECGIGLKGYDDIKEGDSLIFFKEVTVARTLKDVAREEAEEKAKKAAEGEK
- a CDS encoding ribosome maturation factor RimP, with translation MDNREKLDALIAEACEFAGVSLVEMDMFRAGKRRTVRLYIDKPEGVSIDDCSKVSRHLSDALDLDPEVIEGAYTLEVSSPGLDRPLKSVADLLRNKGRTIRVTRSTGKPLTGKLLDADEDNLTLALKGNAGNVVVPRSEVLVAKVDVQI